A stretch of DNA from Candidatus Binatia bacterium:
AAGTCAGCGTATACTCCTTCATTCACCTGGCTCGCGTGCTGTCCCCCTTGCTGACCCGGGGAAGTTCGTTGATCACGTTGAGCTACTTCGGGGCAGAAAAAGTCGTTCCGAATTACAACGTGATGGGGGTGGCCAAGGCGGCACTCGAAGCGAGTGTACGGTACCTGGCCGCGGAACTCGGCCCGCGGGGCATTCGCGTGAACGCCCTGTCTGCCGGACCCGTGCGCACGCTCTCGGCCGCCGGGATTGCCGGCTTTCGGGACATGTTGCGACATCATGCCGAGCGTGCACCGCTTAAGCGAAACATCACGGGCGAAGACGTTGCCCGCGCCGCGGTGTTTTTGGCGAGCGATTTGTCTTCCGGCGTTACCGGAGAAATTTTGCACGTGGACGCCGGCTACAACATCATGGGCTTTTGAAGTCCGAATGCTTCGCGAGACCCTCATGGCGCCCAGAGAACTGCCGCGGAAAAAGCCCGGCAGCCGACGTTGGAAGGAAGCAACCCCGCATCCCCTGCCACTCAACTGAGACGACCGTGCGGCCGATCCTGTTTACCATTGGCAACTTTTCCGTACCCAGTTTCTGGGTGATGGCGTTTCTGGGCTTTTTGGCGGGATTCCTCGTTGTGCGCAGCGAAGCGAAACGCCGCGGCCTGGGAACAGAGCTCGCGTACGACGTGTTGCTTTATGCCTACGTGGGCGGCTGGGTCGGCGCCCGCTTGTTCCTTATTCCTACGGCGTGGGAATTTTTTCGCAGCGACCCGATTGCATTCCTCCTCAGTGGGAGTGGTTGGGTGTGGTACGGGGGTGTGGCCGGCGGCACGATTGCCGTATGGCTCCTGGGACGGCGAGAGCGACTTCCCTTCATTCTCCTGGCAGATATTTGCGCCCCTGCGCTCGCGCTCGGGCTCGCCATCGGCCGCTTGGGTTGCCAACTCAGCGGCGATGGAGACTACGGTGTGCCCACGTCGCTTCCGTGGGGAATGAGCTATCCGAACGGTGTGGTCCCGACAACGGAACGCGTCCACCCGGCTCCGCTTTACGAAATGATTGGTTCTACCGTGATTTTCGCTCACCTTTGGTCCAAGCGTTTTGGTGCCCGCCCCGGGGAACTTTTGGGTCGGTACTTGATCCTCGCCAGCTCCCTTCGCTTTGCCATTGAGTTCGTGCGGCGGAATCCCGCGTGGCTCTGGGGACTCACCACGGCGCAAGCGTGGAGCATAGCGCTCGCAATCGTTGGCATACTCGTCCTCCTCTTCCGGCCCGCACCAAGACCACTTCCTCCCATCGAGCAGAGCCCGACTTAGAGTGGTGGGGGACCACGGTGAGGCCCTCCGAGGAG
This window harbors:
- the fabI gene encoding enoyl-[acyl-carrier-protein] reductase [NADH], which codes for MKRAPAGDQWTMAESAGLLAGKRTLVLGVANDHSLAWAIAREFHRHGALLALTYAGEVFERRVRPLAEELGIELIWPCDVLDDRQVAALQDHVARHWGQVDSVVHAIAFAQRDDLKGDFSQTGRDGFRIALEVSVYSFIHLARVLSPLLTRGSSLITLSYFGAEKVVPNYNVMGVAKAALEASVRYLAAELGPRGIRVNALSAGPVRTLSAAGIAGFRDMLRHHAERAPLKRNITGEDVARAAVFLASDLSSGVTGEILHVDAGYNIMGF
- the lgt gene encoding prolipoprotein diacylglyceryl transferase, translated to MRPILFTIGNFSVPSFWVMAFLGFLAGFLVVRSEAKRRGLGTELAYDVLLYAYVGGWVGARLFLIPTAWEFFRSDPIAFLLSGSGWVWYGGVAGGTIAVWLLGRRERLPFILLADICAPALALGLAIGRLGCQLSGDGDYGVPTSLPWGMSYPNGVVPTTERVHPAPLYEMIGSTVIFAHLWSKRFGARPGELLGRYLILASSLRFAIEFVRRNPAWLWGLTTAQAWSIALAIVGILVLLFRPAPRPLPPIEQSPT